In Zingiber officinale cultivar Zhangliang chromosome 11B, Zo_v1.1, whole genome shotgun sequence, a single window of DNA contains:
- the LOC122033566 gene encoding uncharacterized protein LOC122033566 isoform X2, whose translation MGSNLEGGPFDNNASQEEEDTFAFVADSVVKSGEYHMPKKAVRTLSHSLSSDSGQDSSTENAEIKQTIIASVMHDSFVENAEHKQAIKASVVHDASENVVLNPEAILDAVEDSSFLQEQTNPAGCCLFSLDASKTSDLLDRRTCSIADEQHRRNCNMGNNSCNSGGQDSNNANHGHPEELKKKVMGCHFGLTDNSHIKNDEENIHKEAIDDCNNSGPEEGETNCKGNTTILMKSSTTYCSKDANSCHNTDGIKDPISSSNMSSKFQFSCSGSQNKDLSQCAMDDGNSPIMVKLFFANDDGKKDISDGKVSNEDSVKSQPQLVSSEGIDKCLGTENGGNGFKPQEEVKSRGCNEQSDTSKSKRQMSQGLLQPDVEGEDSEETEEDVKVCDICGDEGQEELLAICSRCSDGAEHIYCMRIMLAKVPEGEWLCEECQLKETADKVTGKSKAQISRIESPPPEESNQNNEFSMENKAIDPDIRRDNEELANLLPSKRKRETMKVDSVFKEKVNEADGASTGTNIPSKPSQLSHENCKKAASDILKLFPTTCEKLEGISHRDSDAQSFNPESSKIQTPYEQMHGTLSKSISFNNSKVPKVKQLLNNVPWKQNFAKESNLTNKRSKGPSRGITKSASFRTESCVRTLSKTHALSTSHPENSRGVKQVECGTMLGTRNSDYQFASQAVSAKSNLKIQSCDAELKRISDSRNLAGSKGSNDATGIANEGKKQPSANPSRTSGGTSVVRFYKNEEQRPFLPPPKFAMLRHRDDKTKDQTYINSKLAASIPNRCHKCNETGHPTQFCPVDKLRTTAMTPPSDQSLRAMDNRTIRQKNAFEISSWKLGTKRKSPEQFEEVLLGLADVNSEETTKTFAAVPRNMPSVESTMDVQDHKKSGVVPRSETDLDIVNDLAAMPVIQNMSDQASIEIGLMRASVIPEINYIWQGAFEVSTSTRSLTVLDGFQAHLSSYVSPIALEVAGQLPCKVQLEEVPRLSSWPLQFCENNPKEDNIALFFFAKNIDSYENYYWKLMDNILKNDLALIGVVGAVELLIFPSNLLPENSQRWNNLFYLWGLFRGRQENSLGDLSGLNERSPVNSLNMKSARKDLSMQTGTEVCSAVEISDDTSPKVTRSDKLLKENSSKYSSCIDLQAIPISGNENEEQPLVEDIVHKNVPDDEEQTKQILWSHPAACSFRNRSHDTSVCVLRPESKFQIDIEQMASEMEKDIHSSVNRIKKSSLNLRSILDTNKLTRPFVKKEQKGLMLFDTSKKGSKKRKSKA comes from the exons ATGGGATCAAATCTTGAGGGAGGACCTTTTGATAATAATGCctcccaagaagaagaagatacattTGCTTTTGTTGCTGATAGTGTTGTTAAGAGCGGGGAATATCATATGCCTAAGAAAGCAGTTAGAACACTATCTCATTCACTAAGTTCTGATTCAGGACAAGATTCATCTACTGAAAATGCTGAAATTAAACAAACAATTATAGCATCAGTTATGCATGATTCATTTGTTGAAAATGCTGAACATAAACAAGCAATTAAAGCATCAGTAGTGCATGATGCATCTGAGAATGTAGTCTTAAATCCAGAGGCTATTTTAGATGCAGTTGAAGATAGTAGTTTCCTTCAAGAACAAACTAACCCTGCTGGTTGTTGTCTTTTTTCCTTAGACGCCAGTAAAACATCAGATTTGCTTGACAGGAGAACATGCAGTATTGCTGATGAGCAGCACAGAAGAAACTGTAACATGGGAAATAATTCTTGCAATTCTGGAGGTCAAGATTCCAATAATGCAAATCATGGTCATCCTGAGGAATTAAAGAAGAAAGTCATGGGATGCCACTTTGGTTTAACAGACAATTCTCACATAAAAAATGATGAGGAGAATATTCATAAAGAGGCTATTGATGACTGTAATAATAGTGGGCCTGAAGAGGGTGAGACTAACTGTAAAGGAAATACAACAATTTTGATGAAGAGTAGTACCACATATTGTTCCAAAGATGCTAACTCGTGTCACAATACTGATGGCATAAAAGACCCAATTTCAAGTAGTAATATGTCTTCGAAATTCCAATTTTCTTGTTCAGGTTCACAGAACAAAGATCTGTCTCAGTGTGCCATGGATGATGGAAATTCTCCAATAATGGTCAAACTATTTTTTGCCAATGATGATGGGAAAAAGGATATTTCCGATGGTAAAGTCAGCAATGAAGATAGTGTAAAGAGTCAGCCTCAGTTGGTTTCATCAGAAGGCATTGACAAATGTTTGGGAACTGAAAATGGTGGCAATGGATTCAAGCCGCAGGAGGAAGTAAAGTCAAGAGGTTGTAATGAACAATCTGATACATCTAAATCAAAGCGTCAGATGTCTCAGGGACTTTTACAGCCTGATGTTGAAGGTGAAGATTCAGAAGAAACTGAAGAAGAT GTAAAAGTATGTGATATATGTGGAGATGAAGGTCAGGAAGAGTTGCTTGCTATCTGTAGTAGGTGCAGTGATGGAGCTGAGCATAT TTACTGCATGAGAATAATGTTGGCTAAAGTTCCTGAAGGTGAGTGGTTATGTGAAGAATGCCAATTGAAAGAGACTGCAGATAAAGTAACAGGAAAATCTAAAGCACAAATTAGTAGAATAGAATCACCACCTCCTGAGGAAAGTAATCAGAACAATGAATTTAGTATGGAAAATAAGGCAATTGATCCAGACATCAGAAGAGATAATGAAGAACTAGCTAATTTACTTCCGTCTAAAAGGAAGAGAGAGACTATGAAGGTTGATTCTGTTTTTAAGGAGAAAGTCAATGAAGCAGATGGTGCCTCTACTGGTACAAATATTCCAAGCAAACCTTCCCAGCTCTCACATGAAAATTGCAAAAAAGCTGCTAGTGATATACTAAAACTTTTTCCCACTACATGTGAGAAGTTGGAAGGTATATCCCATCGAGATTCTGATGCACAATCTTTTAATCCTGAGTCATCTAAGATACAAACACCTTATGAACAAATGCATG GGACTCtatcaaaatcaatttcatttaACAATTCAAAAGTTCCGAAAGTAAAACAGTTGCTGAATAATGTTCCTTGGAAGCAAAATTTTGCTAAGGAATCTAATTTAACCAACAAAAGAAGCAAAGGACCTAGCCGAGGAATCACAAAATCTGCATCATTCAGAACCGAGAGTTGTGTCAGAACATTAAGCAAAACTCATGCACTTAGCACGTCACACCCTGAGAATTCTAGAGGTGTCAAACAAGTGGAATGTGGGACCATGCTAGGTACGAGAAATTCTGATTATCAATTTGCCAGTCAGGCGGTATCTGCTAAGTCCAATTTGAAGATTCAAAGCTGTGATGCCGAACTAAAAAGGATATCTGATTCAAGAAATCTAGCCGGCAGCAAAGGATCAAATGATGCAACTGGTATAG CTAATGAAGGGAAGAAGCAGCCATCAGCAAATCCATCACGAACTTCTGGAGGTACATCTGTAGTTAGATTCTATAAGAATGAAGAACAAAGGCCTTTTCTACCTCCTCCCAAG TTTGCAATGCTTAGGCACAGGGATGATAAAACCAAAGACCAAACCTATATAAACTCTAAACTGGCAGCTTCAATCCCCAACCGATGCCACAAGTGTAATGAAACAGGTCATCCAACACAGTTCTGCCCAGTTGACAAACTTCGCACAACTGCTATGACACCTCCTTCTGACCAAAGTTTAAGAGCTATGGATAACAGAACTATTAGGCAGAAAAATGCATTTGAGATCTCGAGTTGGAAATTGGGAACAAAAAGAAAATCACCTGAACAGTTTGAGGAAGTTCTTTTGGGTCTTGCTGATGTGAATTCTGAAGAAACAACTAAAACTTTTGCTGCAGTTCCTAGAAATATGCCTTCTGTTGAAAGTACAATGGATGTTCAAGACCATAAGAAATCTGGGGTTGTTCCTCGAAGTGAGACAGATCTTGACATTGTAAATGACCTAGCTGCGATGCCTGTCATACAAAACATGTCTGATCAAGCTTCCATTGAGATTGGTCTAATGAGAGCTTCAGTAATTCCAGAGATAAACTATATCTGGCA GGGTGCTTTTGAGGTGTCGACGAGTACCAGGTCTCTGACAGTTTTGGATGGTTTCCAAGCTCACTTGTCATCTTATGTCTCCCCCATTGCACTTGAAGTGGCAGGACAATTACCTTGTAAAGTTCAACTGGAGGAAGTACCACGTTTAAGCTCATGGCCTCTGCAGTTTTGCGAGAACAACCCTAAAGAAGATAACATTGCTCTCTTTTTCTTTGCTAAAAATATTGACAG TTATGAAAATTACTATTGGAAGCTGATGGATAACATACTTAAGAACGATCTAGCTCTCATAGGTGTTGTTGGCGCTGTGGAACTTCTTATATTCCCTTCAAATTTATTACCAGAGAACTCCCAAC GTTGGAACAATTTGTTTTATCTTTGGGGTCTATTTAGAGGAAGACAGGAAAATAGCTTGGGAGATCTGTCTGGTCTGAATGAAAGGTCTCCTGTTAATAGTTTGAACATGAAATCAGCCAGAAAAGATTTATCTATGCAAACTGGTACTGAAGTTTGTAGCGCTGTTGAAATATCTGATGACACAAGTCCCAAAGTGACAAGGTCTGATAAATTGCTAAAGGAAAATTCATCCAAATATAGTTCCTGCATTGATCTTCAGGCTATTCCGATATCAGGAAATGAGAATGAGGAGCAGCCTCTTGTCGAGGATATCGTGCACAAGAATGTTCCCGATGATGAAGAGCAAACAAAACAGATTTTATGGTCTCATCCTGCAGCCTGCTCATTTAGAAACAGGAGCCATGACACTTCTGTCTGTGTTCTTCGTCCAGAATCAAAATTTCAGATAGATATTGAACAAATGGCCTCAGAAATGGAAAAAGATATCCATAGCTCG gttaatagAATAAAAAAATCATCTTTAAATTTGCGTTCAATTTTGGACACAAACAAATTGACTCGGCCATTTGTTAAGAAAGAACAGAAAGGTTTGATGTTATTTGACACTTCAAAGAAAGGTTCTAAGAAGAGAAAGTCAAAAGCTTAa
- the LOC122033566 gene encoding uncharacterized protein LOC122033566 isoform X3 — protein MGSNLEGGPFDNNASQEEEDTFAFVADSVVKSGEYHMPKKAVRTLSHSLSSDSGQDSSTENAEIKQTIIASVMHDSFVENAEHKQAIKASVVHDASENVVLNPEAILDAVEDSSFLQEQTNPAGCCLFSLDASKTSDLLDRRTCSIADEQHRRNCNMGNNSCNSGGQDSNNANHGHPEELKKKVMGCHFGLTDNSHIKNDEENIHKEAIDDCNNSGPEEGETNCKGNTTILMKSSTTYCSKDANSCHNTDGIKDPISSSNMSSKFQFSCSGSQNKDLSQCAMDDGNSPIMVKLFFANDDGKKDISDGKVSNEDSVKSQPQLVSSEGIDKCLGTENGGNGFKPQEEVKSRGCNEQSDTSKSKRQMSQGLLQPDVEGEDSEETEEDVKVCDICGDEGQEELLAICSRCSDGAEHIYCMRIMLAKVPEGEWLCEECQLKETADKVTGKSKAQISRIESPPPEESNQNNEFSMENKAIDPDIRRDNEELANLLPSKRKRETMKVDSVFKEKVNEADGASTGTNIPSKPSQLSHENCKKAASDILKLFPTTCEKLEGISHRDSDAQSFNPESSKIQTPYEQMHGTLSKSISFNNSKVPKVKQLLNNVPWKQNFAKESNLTNKRSKGPSRGITKSASFRTESCVRTLSKTHALSTSHPENSRGVKQVECGTMLGTRNSDYQFASQAVSAKSNLKIQSCDAELKRISDSRNLAGSKGSNDATGIANEGKKQPSANPSRTSGGTSVVRFYKNEEQRPFLPPPKFAMLRHRDDKTKDQTYINSKLAASIPNRCHKCNETGHPTQFCPVDKLRTTAMTPPSDQSLRAMDNRTIRQKNAFEISSWKLGTKRKSPEQFEEVLLGLADVNSEETTKTFAAVPRNMPSVESTMDVQDHKKSGVVPRSETDLDIVNDLAAMPVIQNMSDQASIEIGLMRASVIPEINYIWQGAFEVSTSTRSLTVLDGFQAHLSSYVSPIALEVAGQLPCKVQLEEVPRLSSWPLQFCENNPKEDNIALFFFAKNIDSYENYYWKLMDNILKNDLALIGVVGAVELLIFPSNLLPENSQRWNNLFYLWGLFRGRQENSLGDLSGLNERSPVNSLNMKSARKDLSMQTGTEVCSAVEISDDTSPKVTRSDKLLKENSSKYSSCIDLQAIPISGNENEEQPLVEDIVHKNVPDDEEQTKQILWSHPAACSFRNRSHDTSVCVLRPESKFQIDIEQMASEMEKDIHSSYGRPNQRFW, from the exons ATGGGATCAAATCTTGAGGGAGGACCTTTTGATAATAATGCctcccaagaagaagaagatacattTGCTTTTGTTGCTGATAGTGTTGTTAAGAGCGGGGAATATCATATGCCTAAGAAAGCAGTTAGAACACTATCTCATTCACTAAGTTCTGATTCAGGACAAGATTCATCTACTGAAAATGCTGAAATTAAACAAACAATTATAGCATCAGTTATGCATGATTCATTTGTTGAAAATGCTGAACATAAACAAGCAATTAAAGCATCAGTAGTGCATGATGCATCTGAGAATGTAGTCTTAAATCCAGAGGCTATTTTAGATGCAGTTGAAGATAGTAGTTTCCTTCAAGAACAAACTAACCCTGCTGGTTGTTGTCTTTTTTCCTTAGACGCCAGTAAAACATCAGATTTGCTTGACAGGAGAACATGCAGTATTGCTGATGAGCAGCACAGAAGAAACTGTAACATGGGAAATAATTCTTGCAATTCTGGAGGTCAAGATTCCAATAATGCAAATCATGGTCATCCTGAGGAATTAAAGAAGAAAGTCATGGGATGCCACTTTGGTTTAACAGACAATTCTCACATAAAAAATGATGAGGAGAATATTCATAAAGAGGCTATTGATGACTGTAATAATAGTGGGCCTGAAGAGGGTGAGACTAACTGTAAAGGAAATACAACAATTTTGATGAAGAGTAGTACCACATATTGTTCCAAAGATGCTAACTCGTGTCACAATACTGATGGCATAAAAGACCCAATTTCAAGTAGTAATATGTCTTCGAAATTCCAATTTTCTTGTTCAGGTTCACAGAACAAAGATCTGTCTCAGTGTGCCATGGATGATGGAAATTCTCCAATAATGGTCAAACTATTTTTTGCCAATGATGATGGGAAAAAGGATATTTCCGATGGTAAAGTCAGCAATGAAGATAGTGTAAAGAGTCAGCCTCAGTTGGTTTCATCAGAAGGCATTGACAAATGTTTGGGAACTGAAAATGGTGGCAATGGATTCAAGCCGCAGGAGGAAGTAAAGTCAAGAGGTTGTAATGAACAATCTGATACATCTAAATCAAAGCGTCAGATGTCTCAGGGACTTTTACAGCCTGATGTTGAAGGTGAAGATTCAGAAGAAACTGAAGAAGAT GTAAAAGTATGTGATATATGTGGAGATGAAGGTCAGGAAGAGTTGCTTGCTATCTGTAGTAGGTGCAGTGATGGAGCTGAGCATAT TTACTGCATGAGAATAATGTTGGCTAAAGTTCCTGAAGGTGAGTGGTTATGTGAAGAATGCCAATTGAAAGAGACTGCAGATAAAGTAACAGGAAAATCTAAAGCACAAATTAGTAGAATAGAATCACCACCTCCTGAGGAAAGTAATCAGAACAATGAATTTAGTATGGAAAATAAGGCAATTGATCCAGACATCAGAAGAGATAATGAAGAACTAGCTAATTTACTTCCGTCTAAAAGGAAGAGAGAGACTATGAAGGTTGATTCTGTTTTTAAGGAGAAAGTCAATGAAGCAGATGGTGCCTCTACTGGTACAAATATTCCAAGCAAACCTTCCCAGCTCTCACATGAAAATTGCAAAAAAGCTGCTAGTGATATACTAAAACTTTTTCCCACTACATGTGAGAAGTTGGAAGGTATATCCCATCGAGATTCTGATGCACAATCTTTTAATCCTGAGTCATCTAAGATACAAACACCTTATGAACAAATGCATG GGACTCtatcaaaatcaatttcatttaACAATTCAAAAGTTCCGAAAGTAAAACAGTTGCTGAATAATGTTCCTTGGAAGCAAAATTTTGCTAAGGAATCTAATTTAACCAACAAAAGAAGCAAAGGACCTAGCCGAGGAATCACAAAATCTGCATCATTCAGAACCGAGAGTTGTGTCAGAACATTAAGCAAAACTCATGCACTTAGCACGTCACACCCTGAGAATTCTAGAGGTGTCAAACAAGTGGAATGTGGGACCATGCTAGGTACGAGAAATTCTGATTATCAATTTGCCAGTCAGGCGGTATCTGCTAAGTCCAATTTGAAGATTCAAAGCTGTGATGCCGAACTAAAAAGGATATCTGATTCAAGAAATCTAGCCGGCAGCAAAGGATCAAATGATGCAACTGGTATAG CTAATGAAGGGAAGAAGCAGCCATCAGCAAATCCATCACGAACTTCTGGAGGTACATCTGTAGTTAGATTCTATAAGAATGAAGAACAAAGGCCTTTTCTACCTCCTCCCAAG TTTGCAATGCTTAGGCACAGGGATGATAAAACCAAAGACCAAACCTATATAAACTCTAAACTGGCAGCTTCAATCCCCAACCGATGCCACAAGTGTAATGAAACAGGTCATCCAACACAGTTCTGCCCAGTTGACAAACTTCGCACAACTGCTATGACACCTCCTTCTGACCAAAGTTTAAGAGCTATGGATAACAGAACTATTAGGCAGAAAAATGCATTTGAGATCTCGAGTTGGAAATTGGGAACAAAAAGAAAATCACCTGAACAGTTTGAGGAAGTTCTTTTGGGTCTTGCTGATGTGAATTCTGAAGAAACAACTAAAACTTTTGCTGCAGTTCCTAGAAATATGCCTTCTGTTGAAAGTACAATGGATGTTCAAGACCATAAGAAATCTGGGGTTGTTCCTCGAAGTGAGACAGATCTTGACATTGTAAATGACCTAGCTGCGATGCCTGTCATACAAAACATGTCTGATCAAGCTTCCATTGAGATTGGTCTAATGAGAGCTTCAGTAATTCCAGAGATAAACTATATCTGGCA GGGTGCTTTTGAGGTGTCGACGAGTACCAGGTCTCTGACAGTTTTGGATGGTTTCCAAGCTCACTTGTCATCTTATGTCTCCCCCATTGCACTTGAAGTGGCAGGACAATTACCTTGTAAAGTTCAACTGGAGGAAGTACCACGTTTAAGCTCATGGCCTCTGCAGTTTTGCGAGAACAACCCTAAAGAAGATAACATTGCTCTCTTTTTCTTTGCTAAAAATATTGACAG TTATGAAAATTACTATTGGAAGCTGATGGATAACATACTTAAGAACGATCTAGCTCTCATAGGTGTTGTTGGCGCTGTGGAACTTCTTATATTCCCTTCAAATTTATTACCAGAGAACTCCCAAC GTTGGAACAATTTGTTTTATCTTTGGGGTCTATTTAGAGGAAGACAGGAAAATAGCTTGGGAGATCTGTCTGGTCTGAATGAAAGGTCTCCTGTTAATAGTTTGAACATGAAATCAGCCAGAAAAGATTTATCTATGCAAACTGGTACTGAAGTTTGTAGCGCTGTTGAAATATCTGATGACACAAGTCCCAAAGTGACAAGGTCTGATAAATTGCTAAAGGAAAATTCATCCAAATATAGTTCCTGCATTGATCTTCAGGCTATTCCGATATCAGGAAATGAGAATGAGGAGCAGCCTCTTGTCGAGGATATCGTGCACAAGAATGTTCCCGATGATGAAGAGCAAACAAAACAGATTTTATGGTCTCATCCTGCAGCCTGCTCATTTAGAAACAGGAGCCATGACACTTCTGTCTGTGTTCTTCGTCCAGAATCAAAATTTCAGATAGATATTGAACAAATGGCCTCAGAAATGGAAAAAGATATCCATAGCTCG